Proteins encoded in a region of the Dasypus novemcinctus isolate mDasNov1 chromosome 24, mDasNov1.1.hap2, whole genome shotgun sequence genome:
- the PLCG1 gene encoding 1-phosphatidylinositol 4,5-bisphosphate phosphodiesterase gamma-1 isoform X4 codes for MAGAASPCANGCGPSAPSDAEVQHLCRSLEVGTVMTLFYSKKSQRPERKTFQVKLETRQITWSRGADKIEGAIDIREIKEIRPGKTSRDFDRYQEDPAFRPDQSHCFVILYGMEFRLKTLSLQATSEEEVNMWIKGLTWLMEDTWQAATPLQIERWLRKQFYSVDRNREDRISAKDLKNMLSQVNYRVPNMRFLRERLTDLEQRSGDITYGQFAQLYRSLMYSAQKTMDLPFLEASALSRAGERPELCRVSLPEFQQFLLEYQGELWAVDRLQVQEFMLSFLRDPLREIEEPYFFLEEFVTFLFSKENSVWNSQLDAVNPDTMNNPLSHYWISSSHNTYLTGDQFSSESSLEAYARCLRMGCRCIELDCWDGPDGMPVIYHGHTLTTKIKFSDVLHTIKEHAFVASEYPVILSIEDHCSIAQQRNMAQHFRKVLGDTLLTKPVDIAADGLPSPNQLKRKILIKHKKLAEGSAYEEVPTSVMYSENDISNSIKNGILYLEDPVNHEWYPHYFVLTSSKIYYSEETSSAQGNEDEEEPKEASGSTELHSNEKWFHGKLGAGRDGRHIAERLLTEYCIETGAPDGSFLVRESETFVGDYTLSFWRNGKVQHCRIHSRQDAGTPKFFLTDNLVFDSLYDLITHYQQVPLRCNEFEMRLSEPVPQTNAHESKEWYHASLTRAQAEHMLMRVPRDGAFLVRKRNEPNSYAISFRAEGKIKHCRVQQEGQMVMLGNSEFDSLVDLISYYEKHPLYRKMKLRYPINEEALEKIGTAEPDYGALYEGRNPGFYVEANPMPTFKCAVKALFDYKAQRDDELTFTKSAIIQNVEKQEGGWWRGDYGGKKQLWFPSNYVEEMVNPAALEPEREHLDENSPLGDLLRGVLDVPACQIAIRPEGKNSRLFVFSISMASVAHWSLDVAADSQEELQDWVKKIREVTQTADARLTEGKMMERRKKIALELSELVVYCRPVPFDEEKIGTERACYRDMSSFPETKAEKYVNKAKGKKFLQYNRLQLSRIYPKGQRLDSSNYDPLPMWICGSQLVALNFQTPDKPMQMNQALFLAGGHCGYVLQPSTMRDEGFDPFDKSSLRGLESCTICIEVLGARHLPKNGRGIVCPFVEIEVAGAEYDNTKQKTEFVVDNGLNPVWPAKPFHFQISNPEFAFLRFVVYEEDMFSDQNFLAQATFPVKGLKTGYRAVPLKNNYSEDLELASLLIKIDLFPAKQENGDISPFGGTSLRERGSDASGQLFHGRAREGSFEARYQQPFEDLRSSQEHLADHFDGRDRRAPRRTRVNGDNRL; via the exons TTGATATTCGTGAAATCAAGGAGATCCGTCCAGGGAAGACCTCCCGGGACTTTGACCGCTATCAGGAGGACCCTGCTTTCCGGCCCGACCAGTCACACTGTTTTGTCATCCTATATGGGATGGAGTTCCGTCTGAAGACCCTGAGCCTTCAAG CTACCTCTGAGGAAGAAGTGAACATGTGGATCAAGGGCTTAACGTGGCTGATGGAGGACACCTGGCAGGCAGCCACACCCCtgcagattgagag GTGGCTCCGGAAGCAGTTCTACTCAGTGGATCGAAATCGCGAGGATCG TATATCAGCCAAGGACCTGAAGAACATGCTGTCCCAGGTCAACTACCGGGTCCCCAACATGCGTTTCCTCCGCGAGCGGCTGACG GACCTGGAACAGCGCAGTGGGGACATCACCTATGGGCAGTTTGCTCAGCTGTACCGCAGCCTCATGTACAGCGCCCAGAAGACG ATGGACCTCCCCTTCTTGGAAGCCAGTGCCCTGAG CAGGGCTGGGGAGCGGCCAGAGCTCTGCCGAGTGTCCCTTCCTGAGTTCCAGCAGTTCCTGCTTGAGTACCAGGGG GAGCTGTGGGCTGTCGACCGGCTCCAGGTGCAGGAGTTCATGCTCAGCTTCCTCCGTGACCCCTTGCGGGAGATTGAGGAGCCGTActtcttcctggaggag TTTGTCACCTTCCTGTTCTCCAAAGAGAACAGTGTGTGGAACTCACAGCTGGATGCGGTGAATCCTGACACCATGAACAACCCGCTGTCCCACTACTGGATCTCTTCCTCGCACAACAC ATACCTGACTGGGGACCAGTTCTCCAGTGAGTCCTCCCTGGAAGCCTACGCTCGCTGCCTGCGGATGGGCTGCCGCTGCATTGAGT TGGACTGCTGGGATGGCCCAGATGGGATGCCGGTCATTTACCATGGACACACTCTTACCACCAAGATCAAGTTCTCAGACGTCCTGCACACCATCAAGGAACATGCCTTTGTGGCCTCAGA GTACCCAGTCATCCTTTCCATCGAGGACCACTGCAGCATTGCCCAGCAGAGGAACATGGCCCAGCACTTCAGGAAGGTGCTCGGGGACACGCTCCTCACCAAGCCGGTGGACATCGCTGCCGacgggctcccctcccccaaccagCTCAAGAGGAAGATCCTTATCAAG CACAAGAAGCTGGCCGAGGGCAGTGCCTATGAGGAGGTCCCCACCTCGGTGATGTACTCCGAGAATGACATCAGCAACTCCATCAAGAACGGCATCCTCTACCTGGAGGACCCTGTGAACCAT GAATGGTATCCCCACTACTTTGTTCTGACAAGCAGCAAGATCTACTACTCTGAGGAGACCAGCAGCGCCCAGGGCAACGAGGACGAGGAGGAGCCAAAGGAG gccagcGGCAGCACAGAGCTGCACTCCAATGAGAAGTGGTTCCACGGCAAGCTCGGGGCGGGCCGGGACGGGCGGCACATCGCGGAGCGCTTGCTCACCGAGTACTGCATTGAGACCGGCGCTCCGGACGGCTCCTTCCTCGTGCGCGAGAGCGAGACCTTCGTGGGCGACTACACGCTCTCTTTCTG GCGGAATGGGAAAGTCCAGCACTGCCGTATTCACTCCCGGCAGGATGCCGGGACCCCCAAGTTCTTCTTGACAGACAACCTCGTCTTTGACTCCCTCTATGACCTCATCACACACTACCAGCAAGTGCCCCTGCGCTGCAACGAGTTCGAGATGCGCCTTTCAGAGCCTGTCCCTCAGACCAACGCTCATGAGAGCAAAGA GTGGTACCACGCGAGCCTCACCAGAGCCCAGGCTGAGCACATGCTGATGCGTGTCCCCCGGGATGGGGCCTTCCTGGTACGGAAACGGAATGAGCCCAACTCCTACGCCATCTCCTTCCG GGCTGAGGGCAAGATCAAGCATTGCCGCGTCCAGCAGGAGGGCCAGATGGTGATGCTGGGGAACTCAGAGTTTGACAGCCTGGTTGACCTCATCAGCTACTATGAGAAGCATCCCCTGTACCGCAAGATGAAGCTGCGCTACCCCATCAATGAGGAGGCCCTGGAGAAGATCGGCACAGCT GAGCCTGACTATGGGGCCCTGTATGAGGGACGCAATCCTGGCTTCTACGTGGAGGCAAACCCTATGCCAACCTTCAAG TGTGCGGTCAAAGCCCTCTTTGACTATAAGGCCCAAAGGGATGACGAACTCACCTTCACCAAGAGCGCCATCATCCAAAACGTGGAGAAGCAAGAGGGAGGCTG GTGGCGGGGTGACTATGGGGGGAAGAAGCAGTTATGGTTTCCATCAAACTACGTGGAAGAGATGGTCAACCCAGCAGCCCTGGAGCCTGAGAGAGAG CACCTGGACGAGAACAGCCCTCTGGGGGACTTGCTGCGGGGGGTCTTGGACGTGCCAGCTTGTCAGATTG CCATTCGCCCCGAGGGCAAGAACAGCCGGCTCTTCGTCTTCTCCATTAGCATGGCGTCAGTGGCGCACTGGTCCCTGGATGTTGCTGCCGACTCACAGGAGGAGCTGCAGGATTGGGTGAAAAAGATCCGAGAAGTGACCCAAACTGCAGATGCCAGG CTCACAGAGGGGAAGATGATGGAACGGAGGAAGAAGATTGCCCTGGAGCTGTCCGAGCTTGTTGTCTACTGCCGGCCTGTGCCCTTCGACGAAGAGA AGATTGGCACGGAACGTGCCTGCTACCGGGACATGTCGTCCTTCCCGGAAACCAAGGCTGAGAAGTATGTGAACAAGGCCAAAGGCAAGAAGTTCCTCCAGTACAATCGGCTGCAGCTCTCCCGCATCTACCCCAAGGGCCAGCGGCTGGACTCCTCCAATTACGATCCCTTGCCCATGTGGATCTGTGGCAGTCAGCTTGTGGCCCTCAACTTCCAGACCCCAG ACAAGCCGATGCAGATGAACCAGGCACTCTTCCTGGCCGGTGGGCACTGTGGCTACGTGCTGCAGCCCAGCACCATGCGGGACGAGGGCTTTGACCCCTTTGACAAGAGCAGCCTCCGCGGGCTGGAGTCGTGCACCATCTGCATCGAG GTGCTGGGGGCCCGgcacctgcccaagaatggtcgAGGCATCGTGTGTCCCTTTGTGGAGATTGAGGTGGCTGGAGCTGAGTATGACAACACCAAGCAGAAAACGGAGTTTGTGG TGGACAACGGACTGAACCCTGTGTGGCCGGCTAAGCCCTTCCATTTCCAGATCAGTAACCCTGAGTTTGCCTTCCTGCGCTTTGTGGTATATGAGGAAGACATGTTTAGTGACCAGAATTTCCTGGCTCAGGCTACTTTCCCGGTTAAAGGCCTGAAGACAG GGTATAGAGCTGTGCCTTTGAAGAACAACTACAGTGAGGACCTGGAGTTGGCCTCCTTGCTTATCAAAATCGACCTTTTCCCTGCCAAG CAGGAGAATGGTGACATCAGTCCCTTCGGTGGCACATCCCTGCGGGAACGGGGCTCCGATGCCTCAGGCCAGCTCTTCCATGGCCGGGCCCGGGAAGGCTCCTTTGAAGCTCGCTACCAGCAGCCGTTTGAGGACTTGCGCAGTTCCCAGGAGCATCTTGCAGACCACTTTGATGGTCGGGATCGAAG gGCCCCACGAAGGACTCGGGTCAATGGAGACAACCGCCTCTAG
- the PLCG1 gene encoding 1-phosphatidylinositol 4,5-bisphosphate phosphodiesterase gamma-1 isoform X1 — protein sequence MAGAASPCANGCGPSAPSDAEVQHLCRSLEVGTVMTLFYSKKSQRPERKTFQVKLETRQITWSRGADKIEGAIDIREIKEIRPGKTSRDFDRYQEDPAFRPDQSHCFVILYGMEFRLKTLSLQATSEEEVNMWIKGLTWLMEDTWQAATPLQIERWLRKQFYSVDRNREDRISAKDLKNMLSQVNYRVPNMRFLRERLTDLEQRSGDITYGQFAQLYRSLMYSAQKTMDLPFLEASALRAGERPELCRVSLPEFQQFLLEYQGELWAVDRLQVQEFMLSFLRDPLREIEEPYFFLEEFVTFLFSKENSVWNSQLDAVNPDTMNNPLSHYWISSSHNTYLTGDQFSSESSLEAYARCLRMGCRCIELDCWDGPDGMPVIYHGHTLTTKIKFSDVLHTIKEHAFVASEYPVILSIEDHCSIAQQRNMAQHFRKVLGDTLLTKPVDIAADGLPSPNQLKRKILIKHKKLAEGSAYEEVPTSVMYSENDISNSIKNGILYLEDPVNHEWYPHYFVLTSSKIYYSEETSSAQGNEDEEEPKEASGSTELHSNEKWFHGKLGAGRDGRHIAERLLTEYCIETGAPDGSFLVRESETFVGDYTLSFWRNGKVQHCRIHSRQDAGTPKFFLTDNLVFDSLYDLITHYQQVPLRCNEFEMRLSEPVPQTNAHESKEWYHASLTRAQAEHMLMRVPRDGAFLVRKRNEPNSYAISFRAEGKIKHCRVQQEGQMVMLGNSEFDSLVDLISYYEKHPLYRKMKLRYPINEEALEKIGTAEPDYGALYEGRNPGFYVEANPMPTFKCAVKALFDYKAQRDDELTFTKSAIIQNVEKQEGGWWRGDYGGKKQLWFPSNYVEEMVNPAALEPEREHLDENSPLGDLLRGVLDVPACQIAIRPEGKNSRLFVFSISMASVAHWSLDVAADSQEELQDWVKKIREVTQTADARLTEGKMMERRKKIALELSELVVYCRPVPFDEEKIGTERACYRDMSSFPETKAEKYVNKAKGKKFLQYNRLQLSRIYPKGQRLDSSNYDPLPMWICGSQLVALNFQTPDKPMQMNQALFLAGGHCGYVLQPSTMRDEGFDPFDKSSLRGLESCTICIEVLGARHLPKNGRGIVCPFVEIEVAGAEYDNTKQKTEFVVDNGLNPVWPAKPFHFQISNPEFAFLRFVVYEEDMFSDQNFLAQATFPVKGLKTGYRAVPLKNNYSEDLELASLLIKIDLFPAKQENGDISPFGGTSLRERGSDASGQLFHGRAREGSFEARYQQPFEDLRSSQEHLADHFDGRDRRAPRRTRVNGDNRL from the exons TTGATATTCGTGAAATCAAGGAGATCCGTCCAGGGAAGACCTCCCGGGACTTTGACCGCTATCAGGAGGACCCTGCTTTCCGGCCCGACCAGTCACACTGTTTTGTCATCCTATATGGGATGGAGTTCCGTCTGAAGACCCTGAGCCTTCAAG CTACCTCTGAGGAAGAAGTGAACATGTGGATCAAGGGCTTAACGTGGCTGATGGAGGACACCTGGCAGGCAGCCACACCCCtgcagattgagag GTGGCTCCGGAAGCAGTTCTACTCAGTGGATCGAAATCGCGAGGATCG TATATCAGCCAAGGACCTGAAGAACATGCTGTCCCAGGTCAACTACCGGGTCCCCAACATGCGTTTCCTCCGCGAGCGGCTGACG GACCTGGAACAGCGCAGTGGGGACATCACCTATGGGCAGTTTGCTCAGCTGTACCGCAGCCTCATGTACAGCGCCCAGAAGACG ATGGACCTCCCCTTCTTGGAAGCCAGTGCCCTGAG GGCTGGGGAGCGGCCAGAGCTCTGCCGAGTGTCCCTTCCTGAGTTCCAGCAGTTCCTGCTTGAGTACCAGGGG GAGCTGTGGGCTGTCGACCGGCTCCAGGTGCAGGAGTTCATGCTCAGCTTCCTCCGTGACCCCTTGCGGGAGATTGAGGAGCCGTActtcttcctggaggag TTTGTCACCTTCCTGTTCTCCAAAGAGAACAGTGTGTGGAACTCACAGCTGGATGCGGTGAATCCTGACACCATGAACAACCCGCTGTCCCACTACTGGATCTCTTCCTCGCACAACAC ATACCTGACTGGGGACCAGTTCTCCAGTGAGTCCTCCCTGGAAGCCTACGCTCGCTGCCTGCGGATGGGCTGCCGCTGCATTGAGT TGGACTGCTGGGATGGCCCAGATGGGATGCCGGTCATTTACCATGGACACACTCTTACCACCAAGATCAAGTTCTCAGACGTCCTGCACACCATCAAGGAACATGCCTTTGTGGCCTCAGA GTACCCAGTCATCCTTTCCATCGAGGACCACTGCAGCATTGCCCAGCAGAGGAACATGGCCCAGCACTTCAGGAAGGTGCTCGGGGACACGCTCCTCACCAAGCCGGTGGACATCGCTGCCGacgggctcccctcccccaaccagCTCAAGAGGAAGATCCTTATCAAG CACAAGAAGCTGGCCGAGGGCAGTGCCTATGAGGAGGTCCCCACCTCGGTGATGTACTCCGAGAATGACATCAGCAACTCCATCAAGAACGGCATCCTCTACCTGGAGGACCCTGTGAACCAT GAATGGTATCCCCACTACTTTGTTCTGACAAGCAGCAAGATCTACTACTCTGAGGAGACCAGCAGCGCCCAGGGCAACGAGGACGAGGAGGAGCCAAAGGAG gccagcGGCAGCACAGAGCTGCACTCCAATGAGAAGTGGTTCCACGGCAAGCTCGGGGCGGGCCGGGACGGGCGGCACATCGCGGAGCGCTTGCTCACCGAGTACTGCATTGAGACCGGCGCTCCGGACGGCTCCTTCCTCGTGCGCGAGAGCGAGACCTTCGTGGGCGACTACACGCTCTCTTTCTG GCGGAATGGGAAAGTCCAGCACTGCCGTATTCACTCCCGGCAGGATGCCGGGACCCCCAAGTTCTTCTTGACAGACAACCTCGTCTTTGACTCCCTCTATGACCTCATCACACACTACCAGCAAGTGCCCCTGCGCTGCAACGAGTTCGAGATGCGCCTTTCAGAGCCTGTCCCTCAGACCAACGCTCATGAGAGCAAAGA GTGGTACCACGCGAGCCTCACCAGAGCCCAGGCTGAGCACATGCTGATGCGTGTCCCCCGGGATGGGGCCTTCCTGGTACGGAAACGGAATGAGCCCAACTCCTACGCCATCTCCTTCCG GGCTGAGGGCAAGATCAAGCATTGCCGCGTCCAGCAGGAGGGCCAGATGGTGATGCTGGGGAACTCAGAGTTTGACAGCCTGGTTGACCTCATCAGCTACTATGAGAAGCATCCCCTGTACCGCAAGATGAAGCTGCGCTACCCCATCAATGAGGAGGCCCTGGAGAAGATCGGCACAGCT GAGCCTGACTATGGGGCCCTGTATGAGGGACGCAATCCTGGCTTCTACGTGGAGGCAAACCCTATGCCAACCTTCAAG TGTGCGGTCAAAGCCCTCTTTGACTATAAGGCCCAAAGGGATGACGAACTCACCTTCACCAAGAGCGCCATCATCCAAAACGTGGAGAAGCAAGAGGGAGGCTG GTGGCGGGGTGACTATGGGGGGAAGAAGCAGTTATGGTTTCCATCAAACTACGTGGAAGAGATGGTCAACCCAGCAGCCCTGGAGCCTGAGAGAGAG CACCTGGACGAGAACAGCCCTCTGGGGGACTTGCTGCGGGGGGTCTTGGACGTGCCAGCTTGTCAGATTG CCATTCGCCCCGAGGGCAAGAACAGCCGGCTCTTCGTCTTCTCCATTAGCATGGCGTCAGTGGCGCACTGGTCCCTGGATGTTGCTGCCGACTCACAGGAGGAGCTGCAGGATTGGGTGAAAAAGATCCGAGAAGTGACCCAAACTGCAGATGCCAGG CTCACAGAGGGGAAGATGATGGAACGGAGGAAGAAGATTGCCCTGGAGCTGTCCGAGCTTGTTGTCTACTGCCGGCCTGTGCCCTTCGACGAAGAGA AGATTGGCACGGAACGTGCCTGCTACCGGGACATGTCGTCCTTCCCGGAAACCAAGGCTGAGAAGTATGTGAACAAGGCCAAAGGCAAGAAGTTCCTCCAGTACAATCGGCTGCAGCTCTCCCGCATCTACCCCAAGGGCCAGCGGCTGGACTCCTCCAATTACGATCCCTTGCCCATGTGGATCTGTGGCAGTCAGCTTGTGGCCCTCAACTTCCAGACCCCAG ACAAGCCGATGCAGATGAACCAGGCACTCTTCCTGGCCGGTGGGCACTGTGGCTACGTGCTGCAGCCCAGCACCATGCGGGACGAGGGCTTTGACCCCTTTGACAAGAGCAGCCTCCGCGGGCTGGAGTCGTGCACCATCTGCATCGAG GTGCTGGGGGCCCGgcacctgcccaagaatggtcgAGGCATCGTGTGTCCCTTTGTGGAGATTGAGGTGGCTGGAGCTGAGTATGACAACACCAAGCAGAAAACGGAGTTTGTGG TGGACAACGGACTGAACCCTGTGTGGCCGGCTAAGCCCTTCCATTTCCAGATCAGTAACCCTGAGTTTGCCTTCCTGCGCTTTGTGGTATATGAGGAAGACATGTTTAGTGACCAGAATTTCCTGGCTCAGGCTACTTTCCCGGTTAAAGGCCTGAAGACAG GGTATAGAGCTGTGCCTTTGAAGAACAACTACAGTGAGGACCTGGAGTTGGCCTCCTTGCTTATCAAAATCGACCTTTTCCCTGCCAAG CAGGAGAATGGTGACATCAGTCCCTTCGGTGGCACATCCCTGCGGGAACGGGGCTCCGATGCCTCAGGCCAGCTCTTCCATGGCCGGGCCCGGGAAGGCTCCTTTGAAGCTCGCTACCAGCAGCCGTTTGAGGACTTGCGCAGTTCCCAGGAGCATCTTGCAGACCACTTTGATGGTCGGGATCGAAG gGCCCCACGAAGGACTCGGGTCAATGGAGACAACCGCCTCTAG